From a single Rhodococcus qingshengii JCM 15477 genomic region:
- a CDS encoding response regulator — protein MTTRIFLVDDHEIVRRGLFDLLGGVEDFVVVGEAASVGEALAAVPQSNADVAVLDVRLPDGNGVELCRELRSMLPDLRCLMLTSYADDEALLDAIMAGASGFVLKQILGTDLVAAVRTVGRGGSLLDSRATEALMQRIRSDRTADPLAELSDQERAVFDLIGEGLTNREIGARLFLAEKTVKNYVTRLLSKLGMQRRTQAAVLATEIRSGSR, from the coding sequence ATGACAACGCGGATATTCCTGGTCGACGATCACGAGATCGTCAGACGCGGATTGTTCGACCTACTCGGTGGGGTCGAGGACTTCGTGGTGGTGGGCGAGGCGGCGTCCGTGGGGGAAGCGCTGGCTGCGGTACCGCAGAGCAACGCCGACGTCGCTGTTCTGGACGTACGCCTGCCTGACGGCAACGGCGTCGAACTGTGCCGAGAACTCCGCTCGATGCTTCCCGACCTCCGCTGCCTGATGCTCACGTCGTACGCCGACGACGAGGCGTTGCTCGACGCGATCATGGCGGGCGCCTCGGGATTCGTCCTTAAGCAGATTCTCGGAACCGACTTGGTCGCTGCAGTCCGCACAGTCGGGCGCGGCGGTTCACTGCTCGACAGTCGTGCAACCGAGGCGCTGATGCAGCGGATCCGCAGCGACCGTACAGCAGATCCGTTGGCCGAACTTTCCGATCAGGAGCGAGCAGTCTTCGACCTCATCGGAGAAGGGCTCACCAACCGGGAGATCGGCGCGCGATTGTTCCTCGCAGAGAAGACGGTCAAGAACTACGTGACGCGTCTGCTCTCGAAGCTGGGCATGCAGCGTCGTACTCAGGCTGCGGTGCTGGCGACCGAAATCCGTAGCGGCAGTCGCTAG
- a CDS encoding GGDEF domain-containing protein gives MESAESVERSDAVASRRPLSGPAFRLISSQLVDWYRRPDQFDTFNRYLADKGLTVASRFLVVCSLVLVTVIMFLTRFSPQGPTTAHARTANAVIMVITVMMAVALSTRRNLSRSWSYAFVLYSEVGIAAAMLLYSNPLAALAHAVMFSVIGGYIAFFHNARMQSLHMLWVFVVVIGIVTRTAVVENDVDVPVLVALVVLVGAAIYVIPFACQFIFSILGTDALNSQLDPLTGLLNRRGLADEVRLLLERSYTHSALLVVAAVDINRFKAINDEYGHTVGDAVIEKVGSRLVECAGPAALIARIGGDEFVIVDSVDQHSFHRLEHELLRSTITSPDHPEVATSVGIAKIAGPFESADDALVAYPTLLRRADRAMYSAKARGGHSVVLQTETD, from the coding sequence ATGGAATCTGCCGAGAGTGTTGAGCGTTCGGACGCCGTGGCGTCTCGACGACCGCTCTCGGGTCCCGCGTTCCGGCTGATCTCTTCTCAACTTGTCGATTGGTATCGGCGTCCGGACCAATTCGACACCTTCAATCGCTATCTCGCGGACAAAGGGTTGACCGTCGCCTCGCGGTTTCTCGTCGTCTGCTCGTTGGTGCTGGTCACCGTGATCATGTTCCTCACTCGCTTCAGTCCACAGGGACCGACCACTGCGCACGCGCGCACCGCGAACGCAGTCATCATGGTCATAACCGTGATGATGGCCGTCGCCCTCTCGACGAGGCGCAATCTCTCCCGTTCCTGGTCTTACGCCTTTGTGCTCTACTCGGAAGTGGGAATAGCGGCCGCAATGCTGCTGTACTCCAATCCACTTGCAGCACTGGCACACGCCGTGATGTTCTCGGTGATCGGCGGATACATCGCGTTCTTCCACAATGCTCGAATGCAGAGCCTTCACATGTTGTGGGTATTCGTCGTGGTCATCGGCATCGTGACACGTACGGCCGTGGTCGAAAACGATGTGGATGTTCCGGTTCTGGTCGCGTTGGTAGTACTGGTCGGCGCGGCAATCTACGTGATTCCCTTTGCCTGTCAGTTCATTTTCTCGATCCTCGGCACCGACGCGTTGAACTCGCAATTGGACCCACTGACGGGACTGCTCAACAGGAGGGGACTGGCCGACGAAGTACGACTGTTGCTGGAGCGGTCGTACACGCACTCGGCGCTCTTGGTAGTCGCCGCCGTCGACATCAATCGATTCAAGGCCATCAACGACGAGTACGGACATACCGTCGGTGACGCTGTGATCGAAAAAGTCGGATCGAGGCTGGTCGAATGCGCCGGCCCGGCGGCCTTGATCGCACGGATAGGCGGCGACGAGTTCGTCATCGTCGATTCGGTCGATCAACACTCGTTCCATCGACTCGAACATGAGCTACTCCGTTCGACGATCACCTCGCCCGATCATCCCGAGGTGGCGACGAGCGTCGGAATCGCGAAGATTGCAGGGCCTTTCGAATCAGCGGATGATGCGCTGGTCGCCTACCCGACTCTGCTGCGGCGAGCGGATCGGGCGATGTACTCCGCGAAGGCACGCGGTGGGCATTCGGTGGTGCTGCAGACGGAAACGGACTGA
- the cobF gene encoding precorrin-6A synthase (deacetylating), translated as MRELLVIGIGAGDPDQVTVQAIKAMNRADTFFIIGKGDEKQALVDLRTGILDEHVHLDYKVVEITDPPRDRTPTDYEGVVEDWHERRAAKFEAEFAAEPGVGAILVWGDPSLYDSTLRIVERVLARGRVSFDYSVIPGITSVQSLAAQHRIVLNRIGEPIHITTGRKLAEGLPDGVDNAVVMLDAHCTFTQVSENDAEIWWGAYLGTPDEELISGKLRDVEDQIVARRAELREKHGWIMDTYLVRR; from the coding sequence ATGCGCGAACTCTTGGTGATCGGTATCGGTGCTGGTGATCCCGACCAGGTGACGGTTCAGGCGATCAAGGCTATGAACAGGGCCGATACCTTCTTCATCATCGGAAAGGGTGACGAGAAGCAGGCCCTGGTCGACTTGCGCACCGGCATTCTCGACGAGCACGTTCACCTCGACTACAAGGTGGTCGAGATCACGGACCCGCCGCGGGACCGAACCCCCACCGATTACGAGGGGGTTGTCGAGGACTGGCACGAGCGTCGGGCCGCGAAATTCGAAGCGGAATTCGCGGCCGAACCTGGCGTCGGCGCGATTCTCGTCTGGGGTGACCCTTCCCTCTACGACAGCACTCTGCGGATCGTCGAGCGTGTGCTCGCTCGCGGGAGAGTTTCGTTCGACTACTCCGTCATCCCGGGAATCACCAGCGTGCAGTCGCTGGCTGCACAACACCGGATCGTCCTGAACCGAATCGGCGAACCCATCCACATCACGACCGGCCGCAAACTGGCCGAGGGATTGCCCGACGGCGTGGACAATGCCGTCGTGATGCTCGACGCGCATTGCACCTTCACTCAGGTAAGCGAAAACGACGCCGAGATCTGGTGGGGCGCGTACCTCGGGACCCCGGACGAGGAGTTGATTTCCGGCAAACTGCGTGACGTCGAAGATCAGATCGTCGCTCGCCGGGCGGAGTTGCGTGAGAAGCACGGTTGGATCATGGATACGTACCTCGTTCGGCGCTGA
- a CDS encoding GGDEF domain-containing protein produces MTSFGQDRLQSILPAPRGREKSAVKSAFDLLVQWYRRPDQFDSFNRYLATKGLELAVRLLVIGSLTTVIIAMTLLRFSDAGVHNHVTSVVNAVIIAVTIAVIVLFCLLPEITRRWSYFFVAYCEVGVFVGVFLNNDPFIGLIQCVLFVLIGGYIAYFHNARLQAVHIALSIVVLAVVGRKVAVYADPALATALCLIIATGIVVIPFACQFVLSLLGSDADSSDVDPLTGLLNRRGLQRAVVEMGATGHASSKSSYVVAIVDVDSFKSVNDSQGHEEGDLVLRQIADRLRWCGGEKALFARFGGDEFVLVDTIDVGAAPAFEDNLRRHLRIDDRDPVVTTSVGVAITSAEWSSIISDEELTELFRVADASMYRAKAAGGDQVVMWDGKQ; encoded by the coding sequence ATGACATCGTTCGGGCAGGACCGACTGCAGTCGATTCTGCCCGCGCCGCGTGGCCGTGAAAAATCAGCTGTGAAGTCGGCTTTCGACCTTCTGGTTCAGTGGTATCGGCGTCCTGATCAATTCGACAGTTTCAATCGATACCTCGCCACGAAGGGCCTGGAGCTAGCTGTCCGATTGCTGGTCATCGGCTCGCTGACGACGGTCATCATTGCGATGACTCTGCTGCGCTTCAGCGACGCGGGCGTGCACAACCACGTCACCAGCGTCGTCAACGCCGTTATCATCGCCGTCACGATTGCGGTGATCGTGCTCTTCTGCCTTCTGCCCGAAATCACGCGTCGGTGGTCGTACTTCTTTGTCGCCTACTGCGAGGTCGGCGTATTCGTCGGTGTGTTCTTGAACAACGACCCTTTCATCGGGTTGATCCAGTGTGTGCTCTTCGTACTGATCGGTGGTTACATCGCGTACTTTCACAACGCGAGACTCCAGGCGGTTCACATCGCGCTGTCCATCGTGGTTCTGGCAGTGGTCGGCCGAAAGGTCGCGGTCTACGCGGATCCTGCGTTGGCCACCGCACTGTGTCTGATCATCGCCACCGGGATCGTGGTCATCCCGTTCGCCTGCCAGTTCGTCCTCTCACTTCTCGGCTCCGACGCGGACAGTTCGGATGTGGATCCGTTGACAGGGCTTCTGAATCGGCGCGGGCTGCAGCGAGCTGTTGTCGAAATGGGGGCGACGGGGCATGCGTCGAGCAAGTCGTCGTATGTCGTCGCGATTGTCGATGTCGATTCGTTCAAGAGCGTCAACGACTCACAGGGGCACGAGGAAGGCGATCTCGTACTTCGCCAGATTGCTGATCGACTGCGGTGGTGCGGCGGCGAGAAGGCGCTCTTCGCCAGATTCGGTGGGGACGAGTTCGTGTTGGTAGACACGATAGACGTCGGCGCAGCGCCTGCGTTCGAAGACAATCTGCGAAGGCACTTGCGAATCGACGATCGTGATCCGGTAGTGACCACCAGCGTCGGAGTCGCGATCACCTCTGCCGAATGGTCGTCGATTATTTCCGACGAGGAGTTGACGGAACTGTTTCGAGTAGCCGATGCCTCGATGTACCGCGCGAAGGCCGCCGGCGGCGATCAGGTTGTGATGTGGGACGGCAAACAGTGA
- a CDS encoding LysR family transcriptional regulator — MELRHIRYALAVAEDRHFSRAASRLHVSQSALSAQIRDLEKELGVELFNRNSRNVGLTAAGEVFVARSREVLGAVSRLVSDVSARSNEQVRLTVGTITSAGRVDVGRALADLTRRHPAINITARPYGSEVVIEGVRSGAIDVGIVGLAAGRLPKSFAAAPLWSEPTAAFVAPDHPFAQASSIRLEDLRDHTLVDFASGSEARVQTDQAFAESQVPRGKTLEANSVDLICSLTANGLGVGLLPQSMSALHPELVCIPITDAPHRIVHAITEPTHSSALAREFVELLAAQFAT, encoded by the coding sequence ATGGAACTACGCCACATCCGCTACGCCCTGGCAGTCGCGGAAGACAGACACTTCAGCCGAGCAGCGTCGCGGTTGCACGTTTCCCAGTCCGCCTTGAGTGCCCAGATCAGAGACCTCGAAAAGGAACTGGGAGTCGAATTGTTCAACCGGAACAGCCGAAACGTCGGCCTGACTGCTGCAGGCGAGGTTTTTGTCGCCCGCTCCCGCGAGGTACTCGGCGCCGTGTCGAGACTCGTCAGTGATGTCTCCGCACGGAGCAACGAGCAAGTGCGGTTGACGGTCGGCACCATCACCTCGGCGGGGCGCGTCGACGTCGGCCGCGCGCTGGCAGATCTGACACGGCGCCACCCTGCAATCAACATCACCGCGCGACCGTACGGCAGTGAAGTAGTTATCGAGGGAGTCCGGTCCGGTGCAATCGACGTCGGCATTGTCGGATTGGCCGCAGGTCGCCTACCCAAGAGCTTTGCCGCCGCACCGCTGTGGAGTGAACCCACCGCAGCGTTCGTTGCTCCTGACCATCCCTTTGCCCAGGCTTCGTCGATCAGGCTCGAAGACCTACGCGATCACACTCTCGTGGACTTCGCCTCCGGCAGCGAGGCCCGTGTCCAAACCGACCAAGCCTTCGCCGAATCACAGGTCCCTCGGGGAAAAACACTTGAAGCCAACTCGGTAGACCTGATCTGTTCACTGACCGCCAACGGCCTGGGCGTAGGTTTGCTCCCCCAGTCCATGAGCGCCCTGCACCCCGAATTGGTCTGTATTCCGATCACCGATGCGCCGCATCGGATCGTCCACGCAATCACCGAACCCACCCATTCGTCGGCGCTCGCCCGCGAGTTCGTCGAACTACTCGCAGCGCAGTTCGCTACTTGA
- a CDS encoding sensor histidine kinase codes for MVEASGHSPARTFGELLDRLGDSNADIPTLHRLLEAVLVVGSGLDLDLTLQRIITSATTVLDCRYGALGVAAPGGGLSEFVYEGISGSQRATMGHFPEGHGVLGVLMNHPQTLRVAHLGDHPESVGFPANHPPMESFLGAPIMMRGKVFGSIYLTEKRGQAEFTQEDEVILEALAIAAGIAVENARLFEQSRTRERWLTATSAIRSRLLAGDSLEDGLQLLASRVRDLTGVDDVIVVICENGYAQVHAAASARTTSRGVRIPATTYPFDVVRSTRKLQVLTTLGALTELVPSAGSAVVAPMCVASGVVGAVIVASNSTNTHWDHDELTRIESMAELGSVAIEFDEKQKAQRLLSVLADRDRIARDLHDNVIQRLFASGMSLQSTLPDETLPESARAIVKRSLEQLDKTVREIRTTIFDLQTPTATDSSSLRRRLLDVIGDATAQSAVTPSVQFSGAIDTLVNPGIHQHAEAVLREGLSNVLRHAHARHITIAVTADVEFAITIEDDGVGLPSDFHKSGLHNLERRAEHCGGTCTIVNHDPSGARLLWRVPLGRTNSNRPKSGR; via the coding sequence ATGGTCGAAGCTTCGGGTCACAGTCCGGCACGTACGTTCGGCGAGTTGCTCGACCGCCTGGGCGATTCCAATGCCGACATACCGACACTCCACCGCCTGCTCGAGGCGGTCCTGGTGGTCGGCTCCGGCCTGGACCTCGACCTGACGCTTCAACGGATCATCACCTCTGCGACAACGGTTCTGGATTGCCGCTACGGCGCCCTGGGGGTCGCGGCGCCGGGGGGCGGGCTCTCGGAATTCGTGTACGAGGGAATCTCCGGGTCCCAACGCGCGACCATGGGACATTTCCCCGAAGGTCATGGCGTGCTGGGTGTTCTGATGAATCACCCGCAGACTTTGCGTGTGGCCCATCTCGGCGACCATCCCGAATCGGTGGGATTCCCCGCAAATCATCCACCGATGGAGAGCTTCCTCGGAGCGCCGATCATGATGCGGGGAAAGGTGTTCGGAAGCATCTACCTGACCGAGAAACGGGGACAGGCCGAGTTCACCCAGGAAGACGAGGTCATTCTCGAAGCCCTCGCCATCGCAGCCGGTATCGCTGTGGAAAACGCCCGACTGTTCGAGCAGTCACGAACTCGTGAAAGATGGCTCACCGCAACATCTGCCATCCGCTCGCGGTTGCTGGCCGGTGACTCGCTCGAGGACGGCCTGCAACTTCTTGCCAGTCGCGTTCGGGACCTGACCGGCGTCGACGACGTGATCGTGGTGATCTGCGAGAACGGCTACGCACAGGTTCACGCCGCGGCCAGCGCCCGGACCACGTCACGTGGAGTCAGAATCCCGGCGACCACTTATCCGTTCGACGTGGTGCGGAGCACTCGAAAGCTACAGGTACTCACCACTTTAGGCGCACTCACCGAACTGGTGCCGTCGGCTGGGAGTGCGGTCGTGGCACCGATGTGCGTCGCCTCGGGTGTAGTCGGCGCGGTCATCGTGGCGTCGAATTCCACCAACACACACTGGGATCACGACGAACTGACCCGGATCGAGTCGATGGCCGAACTCGGCTCCGTTGCAATCGAGTTCGACGAGAAACAAAAGGCGCAACGCCTGTTGTCCGTTCTCGCCGACCGCGACCGCATCGCACGAGACCTGCACGACAACGTCATCCAGCGACTGTTCGCGAGCGGAATGAGCCTGCAGAGCACGCTTCCGGACGAGACCCTCCCGGAGTCGGCGCGCGCGATTGTCAAACGATCTCTCGAACAGCTCGACAAGACAGTCCGCGAGATTCGGACAACCATCTTCGATCTGCAGACTCCCACAGCCACCGATTCGTCGAGCCTGCGCCGGCGCCTCCTCGATGTCATCGGCGACGCCACCGCACAGTCCGCTGTGACCCCGAGCGTCCAATTCTCCGGCGCCATCGACACTCTGGTGAATCCCGGGATCCACCAGCACGCCGAAGCCGTGCTGCGTGAGGGGTTGAGCAACGTCCTTCGGCATGCACACGCACGCCACATCACCATCGCTGTCACCGCGGACGTCGAATTTGCGATCACGATCGAGGACGACGGCGTCGGACTCCCCTCCGACTTCCACAAGAGTGGACTGCACAATCTGGAGCGCCGCGCCGAACATTGCGGCGGTACGTGCACGATCGTCAATCACGATCCGAGCGGTGCACGCCTGCTCTGGCGAGTACCGCTCGGTCGCACCAACTCGAATCGACCGAAATCCGGTCGTTAG
- a CDS encoding dihydrofolate reductase: MTDRTVTLIWAQAHGGVIGADNSIPWRVSEDMAYFKRVTMGHPVIMGRRTWDSIPSKFRPFSGRRNIVVTRDPQWHAEGAEVVHRLDDALALPDGDVFVVGGGQIYSAALPFATHLLVTEIDLDIAGDAFAPEIGPEWNLKSDEPWQTSEKSGLRFRWLEYTR; encoded by the coding sequence ATGACCGATCGCACAGTCACCCTCATCTGGGCGCAGGCCCACGGCGGCGTCATCGGCGCCGACAACTCGATCCCGTGGCGCGTGTCCGAGGACATGGCTTACTTCAAACGCGTCACCATGGGCCATCCGGTAATCATGGGGCGGCGCACCTGGGACTCCATTCCATCGAAGTTCCGTCCGTTCAGCGGGCGTCGGAACATCGTCGTCACACGCGATCCGCAATGGCACGCCGAAGGCGCCGAGGTAGTCCACAGGCTGGACGACGCCCTGGCGTTGCCGGACGGTGACGTCTTCGTCGTCGGCGGCGGGCAAATTTATTCGGCTGCACTGCCATTCGCAACGCATCTACTGGTGACCGAGATCGACCTCGACATCGCCGGTGATGCTTTTGCTCCCGAGATCGGCCCCGAATGGAACCTGAAATCCGACGAGCCCTGGCAGACCTCGGAGAAGAGCGGCCTGCGCTTCCGCTGGTTGGAGTACACGCGCTGA
- a CDS encoding thymidylate synthase, with protein sequence MTVSTAYEDLLRLVMETGTAKSDRTGTGTRSIFGHQMRFDLADGFPLVTTKKVHLKSIVNELLWFLRGDSNVAWLHEHGVSIWDEWADENGELGPVYGVQWRSWPTPSGEHIDQIAQTVETLRSNPDSRRIIVSAWNVADIPQMALAPCHAFFQFYVADGKLSCQLYQRSADMFLGVPFNIASYALLTHMMAQQAGLDVGEFVWTGGDCHIYDNHVDQVTEQLGREPLPLPTLKLNKRDSIFDYTFEDVEIVDYQHHPAIKAPVAV encoded by the coding sequence GTGACTGTCTCCACTGCTTACGAAGACCTCCTCCGGCTCGTCATGGAGACGGGTACCGCCAAATCCGATCGAACCGGAACCGGCACCCGCAGCATCTTCGGTCACCAGATGCGTTTCGATCTTGCCGACGGCTTTCCGCTCGTCACCACCAAGAAGGTCCACCTCAAGTCGATAGTCAACGAACTCCTGTGGTTCCTGCGCGGCGACTCCAACGTGGCGTGGCTGCACGAGCACGGCGTCTCCATCTGGGACGAGTGGGCCGACGAGAACGGTGAACTCGGCCCCGTCTACGGCGTCCAGTGGCGTAGCTGGCCCACCCCTTCGGGCGAGCACATCGACCAGATCGCGCAGACCGTCGAGACTCTGCGCTCCAACCCCGATTCGCGGCGGATCATCGTTTCGGCGTGGAACGTCGCCGACATTCCGCAGATGGCCCTGGCGCCGTGCCACGCTTTCTTCCAGTTCTACGTCGCCGACGGCAAGCTCTCCTGCCAGCTCTACCAGCGCAGCGCCGACATGTTCCTCGGCGTTCCGTTCAACATCGCCAGCTACGCGCTACTCACCCACATGATGGCCCAGCAGGCCGGACTCGACGTCGGCGAGTTCGTCTGGACCGGCGGCGACTGCCACATCTACGACAATCACGTCGACCAGGTGACCGAGCAGCTCGGCCGCGAACCGCTGCCGTTGCCGACCCTGAAGCTGAACAAGCGCGACTCCATCTTCGACTACACCTTCGAGGACGTGGAGATCGTCGACTACCAGCACCACCCCGCGATCAAAGCCCCGGTAGCGGTCTGA
- a CDS encoding Fpg/Nei family DNA glycosylase, protein MPELPEVEALAGFLRQHAVGAVVGRVDIAALSVLKTFDPPITALQGRDVTGAARFGKHLALDCDGLWLVTHLSRAGWMRWLDNPSATPPKPGKGPLALRVHFFTPEGLTPAFDLTEAGTKKRLAVWVVNDPQEVPGIARLGPDAMAVTEAEFAQILGGTSARIKNSIVEQSLIAGIGNAYSDEILHTAKLSPFATSSRLTPDQISTLYAVMRSTLADAIERSEGQDAARLKGEKRSGMRVHARTGLPCPVCGDVVREVSFAERSFQYCATCQTGGKPLADRRMSKLLK, encoded by the coding sequence ATGCCTGAACTACCCGAGGTGGAAGCGCTGGCAGGGTTCCTTCGTCAGCACGCGGTCGGCGCAGTGGTGGGACGCGTCGACATCGCTGCATTGAGTGTGCTCAAGACCTTCGATCCGCCGATCACTGCTCTGCAGGGGCGTGACGTCACGGGCGCCGCCCGCTTCGGGAAGCATCTGGCTCTGGATTGCGACGGGTTGTGGTTGGTCACGCATCTCTCCCGTGCCGGCTGGATGCGCTGGCTGGACAATCCATCGGCGACGCCGCCGAAGCCGGGGAAGGGGCCGTTGGCGCTGCGCGTTCATTTCTTCACACCCGAAGGGTTGACGCCGGCATTCGATCTCACCGAAGCCGGTACCAAGAAACGCCTCGCCGTCTGGGTCGTGAACGATCCGCAGGAGGTTCCGGGCATCGCCCGGTTGGGGCCGGACGCGATGGCTGTGACCGAAGCCGAGTTCGCACAGATTCTGGGCGGAACGTCGGCGCGGATCAAGAACTCGATAGTCGAGCAGTCGTTGATCGCCGGTATCGGGAACGCCTACTCGGACGAGATCCTCCACACCGCGAAACTCTCGCCTTTCGCGACCTCGTCGCGGCTGACGCCGGATCAGATTTCGACGCTGTATGCCGTGATGCGATCCACGCTGGCCGACGCGATCGAGCGTTCGGAAGGTCAGGACGCGGCCCGGCTCAAGGGTGAGAAACGCTCGGGGATGCGAGTGCATGCTCGTACCGGACTTCCGTGCCCGGTATGCGGTGACGTCGTACGCGAAGTGTCGTTCGCGGAGCGCTCTTTTCAATACTGCGCGACGTGCCAGACCGGCGGTAAACCGTTGGCGGACAGGCGAATGTCGAAACTGCTCAAGTAG
- a CDS encoding cupin domain-containing protein, which yields MDKKSLTALARQQLKLAGSATSGRSSQTVYGGHQRSLRQTVIALSAGKSLAEHDSPGEATLLVLSGKLNLVCGSDQWKGSTGDFLTVPADRHSVEALEDVAFLLTVAMKG from the coding sequence ATGGACAAGAAGTCACTGACCGCTCTCGCTCGCCAACAGTTGAAACTGGCGGGCTCGGCGACCAGCGGTCGCAGTTCACAAACCGTCTACGGTGGCCACCAGCGCAGCCTGCGACAGACGGTGATCGCGCTGAGCGCCGGCAAGAGCCTCGCCGAACACGACAGTCCGGGCGAAGCCACATTGTTGGTCCTGAGCGGGAAGCTGAATCTTGTATGTGGGAGCGACCAGTGGAAAGGATCCACGGGTGATTTCCTGACCGTCCCGGCCGACCGGCACAGCGTCGAAGCGCTCGAAGACGTTGCATTTCTACTGACCGTCGCCATGAAGGGCTGA
- a CDS encoding universal stress protein translates to MSATKPVVVAVDGSESASSAVVWAARTAVALGRPLHIATVVHIPAFYYSEPYLAESFKDELRRTATARLDSAQILARQSIDDDLEIVTELLDGSVSDRLIELSKGAYIIALGPRGHGEFTGLVVGSATVSVVSHGESPVAVVRGRTLDGRPPTEGPVVVGVDGSESSIEAVEHAFEQASARGATLIAVNVWSDVSVQPSLGATPDDPLWSSIQTGEEVVLAEQLAGFTERYPDVVVERVVARDRPVRVLSEYAETAQLIVVGSRGRGGFAGMLLGSTSRALLHTADCPVLIVRHVNK, encoded by the coding sequence ATGAGTGCAACCAAACCCGTCGTCGTAGCGGTAGACGGTTCGGAATCGGCGTCGTCGGCTGTCGTCTGGGCGGCGAGGACCGCGGTGGCGCTCGGTCGACCGCTCCACATCGCGACGGTGGTGCACATCCCAGCCTTCTACTACTCCGAGCCTTACCTCGCCGAGAGCTTCAAGGACGAACTGCGGCGCACTGCCACCGCTCGTCTGGACAGCGCACAGATCCTCGCGCGGCAAAGCATCGACGACGACCTCGAGATCGTCACCGAACTACTCGACGGCAGCGTCTCCGATCGCCTGATCGAATTGTCCAAGGGCGCGTACATCATTGCGCTCGGCCCTCGCGGGCACGGCGAATTCACCGGATTGGTCGTCGGTTCTGCGACGGTCTCGGTTGTCTCGCACGGCGAATCTCCGGTTGCAGTTGTCCGAGGACGGACGCTCGACGGTCGACCGCCGACCGAGGGCCCCGTCGTCGTCGGTGTCGATGGATCCGAAAGCAGCATCGAGGCAGTCGAGCACGCTTTCGAGCAGGCCTCCGCGCGGGGCGCCACCTTGATTGCCGTCAACGTGTGGAGCGACGTGAGTGTGCAGCCCTCGTTGGGCGCCACCCCCGACGACCCACTGTGGAGCAGCATCCAGACGGGTGAGGAAGTTGTCCTCGCCGAGCAATTGGCCGGATTCACCGAGCGTTACCCGGACGTCGTCGTCGAAAGAGTCGTCGCGCGTGACCGTCCGGTCCGAGTCCTGAGCGAATACGCGGAGACGGCGCAGTTGATAGTCGTCGGCAGTCGCGGGCGCGGCGGATTCGCAGGAATGCTCCTCGGATCGACCAGTCGGGCGCTCCTGCACACCGCGGATTGCCCGGTTCTCATCGTCCGGCACGTCAACAAGTGA